A window of the Haloquadratum walsbyi C23 genome harbors these coding sequences:
- a CDS encoding TatD family hydrolase codes for MDSLKTPILDNHLHLDPEHGQGIDAVKDFTQMGGTHLLVVNKPSWHLGINPTSGSDFDSVFETTIDIVETASEILPGRAWPVLGVHPGLISRLVDERSYDPETAAELMCAGLDRAASYVQNDTALALKSGRPHYDVSESVWKASNRVMKHAFRLGGKVDCAVQLHTEATDDLTDIAMWAEDRGVPAQRVVKHYAGGTLAGPTPSVMSQKDRLETAAIEDEPFLMETDFIDDPDRPGAVLGPKTVPRRVRWLQQNGYETAIEQAHIETPKMIYEIDTESTLASNS; via the coding sequence ATGGACTCACTAAAAACGCCAATTCTTGATAATCATCTTCATCTTGACCCAGAGCATGGTCAAGGGATTGATGCCGTCAAGGACTTTACTCAGATGGGCGGAACTCACCTTCTCGTTGTCAATAAACCGTCCTGGCATCTTGGCATCAATCCGACATCCGGTTCAGATTTCGATTCGGTTTTCGAGACAACAATTGATATTGTCGAGACCGCATCAGAGATTCTTCCAGGACGGGCATGGCCGGTATTAGGTGTTCACCCTGGACTGATTTCTCGACTCGTGGATGAGCGGTCATATGACCCCGAGACAGCAGCAGAGTTGATGTGTGCCGGACTCGACCGTGCAGCGTCATATGTCCAAAATGACACCGCACTTGCATTGAAATCTGGACGACCGCATTATGATGTCTCTGAGTCAGTATGGAAAGCGTCAAATCGTGTGATGAAACATGCCTTTCGTCTCGGTGGTAAAGTTGATTGTGCTGTTCAATTACACACTGAAGCAACAGACGATCTTACCGATATTGCAATGTGGGCTGAGGACCGAGGCGTCCCTGCACAGCGAGTTGTCAAACATTACGCCGGGGGAACACTCGCCGGACCAACGCCAAGCGTCATGTCGCAGAAAGATCGATTAGAGACTGCGGCAATTGAGGATGAGCCATTTTTGATGGAGACAGATTTTATTGATGACCCTGATCGACCCGGGGCAGTCCTTGGACCAAAAACTGTGCCTCGACGTGTTAGGTGGTTACAACAAAATGGATATGAGACTGCGATTGAGCAAGCACACATTGAAACACCGAAAATGATCTACGAGATTGATACAGAATCAACGCTTGCGTCGAATTCATGA
- a CDS encoding DUF2150 family protein, with protein MTEAEETYYTEERWQNWLSRVEEEELDPENEDSARLLLNLQDDAAIAIAKIVSAFEEDDLDQSVALDELERVREIVLAEPEFEAQGGSEDKIMLVDGVQTSLICVFYAAEEYILGGTAESAPLTEYVEAAADAEADEDVDAALGYLVQAGTRIIAGDELDVTVVDEIEYGLVSEWVNGLDSLQSAMSDPEVVEED; from the coding sequence ATGACCGAGGCTGAGGAGACATACTATACCGAAGAACGGTGGCAGAACTGGCTTTCACGCGTCGAAGAAGAAGAATTAGACCCAGAGAATGAGGACTCTGCACGGTTGTTGTTGAATTTACAAGATGATGCCGCAATTGCCATTGCAAAGATCGTATCAGCATTTGAAGAGGATGATCTTGATCAATCAGTAGCACTTGATGAACTAGAGCGAGTTCGCGAAATCGTGTTGGCGGAGCCGGAATTTGAGGCACAAGGAGGTTCTGAGGATAAGATAATGCTTGTCGATGGTGTTCAAACCAGTCTAATTTGTGTTTTTTATGCTGCTGAGGAGTACATTCTCGGAGGAACCGCAGAGTCAGCACCATTGACTGAGTATGTTGAGGCTGCCGCAGACGCTGAGGCAGACGAAGATGTTGATGCCGCCCTCGGATATTTGGTTCAAGCGGGAACACGAATTATTGCAGGCGATGAACTTGATGTGACCGTTGTCGATGAAATCGAATATGGGCTTGTCTCTGAATGGGTCAATGGGCTTGATAGCCTGCAAAGTGCAATGAGTGATCCCGAGGTTGTTGAAGAAGACTAA
- the hmgB gene encoding hydroxymethylglutaryl-CoA synthase, with the protein MSQTPVGIDGIELWSGKLRLDLPNTFAPVKDEDPEKYTKGLGVEHSSLPDVYEDIVTMGANAAKQLLDRKGLTPDDIGRIDVATESAFDNSKPVSTYIAGCLEEVYEDDFHHANKGERKFACVSGTQSIDDAYNWIRAGRNRGRAALVIATDTALYERGDPGEATQGAGAIAMLIDSDPDIVALSTEQGFGSADETDFLKPNQQFPSVDGKRSMQVYLARMREALEDYESIADDTHSDDFAYIPFHTPFPGMVRKAALLGFRHISRGTDVESALASEIGSQPRESEYVSREAYEEAIRGYMDELKETDTYREWYETAIDPTVNIARMVGNWYTGSVHIARLSTLMSAVDADRDLAGEKLLVASYGSGAQAEIHAETVQPGWREAIAPINVDTQLEARYDLSFDEYERVHDVHNHEKDTEIEAFTTPESEFVFTGWGRMSERRYEYVE; encoded by the coding sequence ATGTCACAGACACCTGTTGGTATTGATGGAATTGAATTATGGAGTGGAAAGCTACGGCTTGATCTTCCAAACACATTTGCACCTGTCAAAGATGAAGACCCAGAAAAATACACCAAAGGGTTGGGAGTCGAGCATTCCTCCCTTCCTGATGTGTATGAAGATATCGTAACAATGGGAGCAAACGCCGCAAAACAGCTATTAGACCGAAAGGGGCTAACGCCGGATGATATCGGTCGAATTGACGTTGCCACAGAATCGGCATTTGACAACTCTAAGCCAGTGTCGACTTATATTGCAGGTTGTCTCGAAGAAGTGTATGAAGATGACTTTCATCATGCAAACAAAGGAGAGCGGAAGTTTGCTTGCGTTTCAGGCACGCAAAGTATCGATGATGCATACAACTGGATCCGAGCGGGGCGTAATCGCGGTCGCGCTGCATTAGTTATTGCAACGGATACCGCATTATACGAGCGAGGTGACCCTGGTGAAGCAACACAGGGTGCAGGCGCAATAGCGATGCTCATTGATTCAGACCCAGATATTGTTGCGCTATCGACTGAGCAAGGGTTTGGGAGCGCTGATGAGACGGATTTCCTCAAGCCGAACCAACAGTTCCCAAGTGTTGATGGAAAACGATCCATGCAGGTGTATCTCGCGCGAATGCGAGAGGCGCTTGAAGATTATGAATCAATCGCTGACGACACTCATTCTGATGACTTCGCGTATATTCCGTTCCACACGCCATTTCCAGGGATGGTGCGAAAAGCAGCACTCCTTGGATTTAGACATATCTCGCGAGGGACTGACGTCGAATCAGCACTCGCAAGTGAAATTGGAAGCCAGCCACGAGAATCAGAATATGTATCACGAGAGGCGTATGAGGAAGCAATTCGTGGATATATGGATGAGCTCAAAGAAACGGACACATATCGTGAGTGGTATGAAACCGCAATTGATCCAACGGTCAATATAGCCCGGATGGTTGGAAATTGGTACACCGGGTCAGTACATATTGCACGGCTTTCAACACTTATGTCTGCCGTAGATGCAGATCGTGACCTTGCCGGCGAGAAACTCCTTGTTGCATCATATGGATCAGGTGCACAAGCAGAGATTCACGCTGAAACTGTACAGCCGGGATGGCGTGAAGCAATTGCACCAATTAATGTTGATACACAACTTGAAGCTCGATATGATCTTTCATTTGATGAATACGAGCGTGTCCATGACGTACACAATCATGAAAAAGATACTGAGATTGAGGCATTCACCACGCCTGAATCAGAATTTGTCTTTACTGGATGGGGACGGATGAGCGAGCGACGATATGAATATGTTGAGTAA
- a CDS encoding helix-turn-helix domain-containing protein, with product MTTAAPRDDLARRIAGEVTLSNDPGATLRKWRTDFDISQTTLADQLDVSSSVISDYESGRRESPGIGVVRRMVEALLDIDEARGGGRIRQYARVISAGFESDIVQDLREYPTAIPLETLYEAMGATEIVRGDHDRISGHTIINSIEAITRLSSEEFYRLYGQSTSRALVFTGITRGESPLVAMRVVNPTPNAVVLHGVTEAELWEHAPALATIDGFSLALSNQDLETMIDDVRRLV from the coding sequence ATGACGACCGCTGCTCCGCGAGATGATCTAGCTCGTCGAATCGCCGGTGAGGTCACACTCAGCAATGACCCTGGTGCAACACTCCGAAAATGGCGTACGGATTTTGATATTTCACAGACGACGCTTGCTGATCAGCTCGATGTGTCCTCATCAGTAATCTCAGATTATGAAAGCGGACGACGCGAGAGCCCAGGAATCGGTGTTGTTCGACGGATGGTTGAAGCGTTATTAGATATTGATGAAGCGCGTGGTGGTGGTCGCATTCGACAATACGCGCGTGTTATTTCGGCTGGATTTGAGAGTGATATCGTTCAAGATCTGCGAGAATATCCAACAGCAATCCCACTTGAGACATTATATGAGGCGATGGGTGCAACTGAAATCGTCCGTGGTGATCATGACCGCATCAGTGGACACACAATCATCAATAGTATTGAAGCGATAACTCGCCTTTCGTCTGAGGAGTTTTATCGGCTATATGGACAGTCCACATCGCGTGCACTTGTCTTTACAGGCATCACGCGTGGTGAATCCCCACTCGTCGCAATGCGCGTCGTCAATCCAACCCCAAATGCAGTTGTACTTCATGGGGTTACTGAGGCAGAGCTTTGGGAACACGCCCCAGCACTGGCAACGATTGATGGGTTTTCACTTGCGCTCTCGAATCAAGATTTAGAAACAATGATTGATGATGTCCGTCGATTAGTATGA
- a CDS encoding metal-dependent hydrolase codes for MPSTLVHISLGLLLAVGILGDRFTGRHVLIVAGATALPDLDVAFEVMFSGAHRAVGHTFVLPTLLIIGLIWETRWRQQSILRQRYGDSGVEMSFVAVGCMFAAGIVPDLVVGGVNVFYPFHDAFMTVDGRLLYSTDRGWVQTFIEPSASPDATQSRTTQNFEFRTVIDAEPTLGADTDSGGVESEQPQVERIFPVAMTGFRGWLLPLAAIVTSLRLYRSRHEHAERDTITNMTE; via the coding sequence GTGCCATCAACACTCGTTCATATTTCGCTTGGGCTATTACTTGCGGTTGGGATTCTTGGAGATCGTTTCACTGGACGACACGTATTAATTGTTGCTGGAGCGACAGCACTGCCGGATCTTGATGTTGCATTTGAAGTGATGTTTTCTGGCGCTCATCGCGCCGTTGGACACACATTTGTCCTGCCAACCTTACTCATAATTGGATTAATCTGGGAAACACGGTGGCGGCAACAATCAATACTCCGACAGCGATATGGAGACTCTGGCGTTGAGATGTCGTTTGTCGCTGTCGGTTGCATGTTCGCAGCCGGAATTGTTCCTGATCTCGTTGTGGGAGGAGTGAATGTGTTTTATCCGTTTCATGACGCATTTATGACAGTCGATGGACGATTATTATACTCAACAGATCGTGGATGGGTGCAAACGTTCATAGAACCATCAGCGTCACCAGATGCAACACAGTCACGGACAACACAAAACTTTGAGTTTCGGACTGTAATCGATGCAGAACCAACACTTGGAGCAGACACTGACTCAGGAGGTGTCGAATCAGAGCAACCACAGGTTGAGCGGATTTTTCCAGTTGCAATGACGGGATTTCGAGGGTGGCTCCTTCCACTCGCAGCAATCGTGACGTCACTCCGATTGTACCGTAGCCGACATGAACACGCAGAGCGTGATACGATCACAAATATGACAGAATAA
- a CDS encoding GNAT family N-acetyltransferase: MSCPPEITIRPYEQLSDEKALWKCKQAFERELGAKTGDAEKSDLYQSKLTATYHDRWLAWVSHCVGIDPGCIAVAMIDDHTEVCDHPTVNNINKLNNDRNGTKTAKTNTLVGYAFLLPELFGFIWDAAVLNELYVAPSYRGEGVADALFEAILTIAREQTLPVNRLVLDVDPKNDRARAFYDRHGCDRWGEMLTRSL, from the coding sequence ATGAGTTGCCCGCCAGAGATCACAATCCGTCCATACGAACAACTCAGTGATGAAAAGGCTCTGTGGAAGTGTAAGCAAGCATTCGAGCGTGAACTTGGCGCTAAGACCGGAGATGCTGAAAAGTCCGATTTATATCAATCAAAGTTAACAGCAACATATCATGATCGGTGGCTGGCGTGGGTTAGTCACTGCGTCGGAATCGATCCGGGATGTATCGCCGTTGCTATGATCGACGATCATACAGAGGTGTGTGACCACCCTACGGTCAATAATATTAATAAATTGAATAACGATAGGAACGGCACAAAGACAGCTAAGACAAATACACTCGTCGGTTACGCATTTTTGCTCCCAGAGTTATTCGGGTTCATCTGGGATGCAGCTGTGCTCAATGAATTGTATGTCGCTCCATCATACCGTGGTGAGGGAGTCGCCGATGCATTATTTGAAGCTATACTTACAATTGCCCGCGAGCAGACCTTACCAGTAAATCGGCTTGTATTAGATGTTGATCCGAAAAATGACCGTGCTCGGGCATTTTATGATCGTCATGGGTGTGATCGATGGGGTGAGATGCTCACGCGGTCACTGTAA
- a CDS encoding alanine--tRNA ligase-related protein produces MQTRAPNDPTVREFTATVTGIDGQVVTLDHTYFYAESGGQPPDIGTLSDISVTDVQSADGVVKHTLASTPTFDIGDDIIGIIDDEFRNYCMRAHTASHIIYGAGRQILDNLGYGGFGINSEKIRVDFTTTTPIDDETLIKLEQLTNRTVWESRDVTWETVPTAEAAAREDVAFNTKTEEGVMSDADSVRLVDIDGWDVAACGGTHVGNTSAVGPVTVLERSNPGEGMTRIEFAVGPTGIDRRATQHRALRETAIALETNIINLSDRATALRDERDELESRVNDLEAKILDSAIADFESTQTDTAVWRIGSITEISVGVNDAGEAAKRALKSPSNIDHEGVPHGSVIAIVGTGERPFVVIAADDASEVNAGTVIDELTDTYGGGGGGGPSFAQGGGLAASPSTVRSTLREWDQ; encoded by the coding sequence ATGCAAACCCGCGCTCCGAATGACCCAACTGTGCGTGAGTTTACTGCGACCGTCACGGGAATTGACGGACAAGTAGTGACATTAGACCATACATACTTTTATGCTGAGAGTGGTGGACAACCACCGGATATCGGGACGCTTAGTGACATCTCAGTGACTGACGTGCAGTCAGCGGATGGTGTTGTTAAACATACGCTTGCATCGACGCCCACATTTGATATCGGTGATGACATAATCGGTATCATTGACGATGAATTCCGCAATTATTGCATGCGGGCACACACTGCAAGTCATATTATCTATGGCGCTGGTCGTCAGATTCTTGATAATCTTGGCTATGGTGGATTTGGGATTAATTCTGAGAAAATTCGTGTTGACTTCACGACAACGACACCGATTGATGATGAAACACTCATCAAATTAGAGCAATTGACAAACCGCACCGTCTGGGAAAGTCGGGACGTAACGTGGGAGACCGTCCCGACAGCTGAGGCAGCAGCGCGTGAGGATGTTGCATTCAACACTAAAACCGAAGAGGGCGTCATGAGTGATGCCGATTCTGTTCGACTTGTTGATATCGACGGATGGGATGTAGCCGCATGTGGCGGGACGCATGTTGGGAACACCAGTGCGGTTGGTCCGGTGACAGTTCTTGAGCGATCAAATCCAGGTGAAGGAATGACACGAATTGAGTTTGCTGTCGGACCAACAGGAATTGATCGACGAGCAACACAACATCGTGCGCTTCGTGAAACAGCAATAGCGTTGGAAACAAATATTATTAATTTGAGTGATCGGGCGACTGCACTTCGTGATGAACGTGATGAGCTTGAATCACGGGTGAATGACTTAGAGGCGAAGATACTTGATTCAGCAATTGCTGATTTCGAATCGACACAGACCGACACGGCAGTCTGGCGTATTGGATCGATCACAGAGATATCTGTTGGGGTAAATGACGCTGGAGAGGCTGCAAAGCGGGCTCTCAAGTCACCATCCAATATTGATCATGAAGGAGTACCTCATGGTTCGGTTATTGCTATTGTTGGTACTGGTGAGCGTCCATTTGTCGTTATCGCTGCTGATGATGCGAGCGAGGTCAATGCTGGCACAGTGATTGATGAACTCACGGATACATATGGTGGTGGAGGTGGTGGCGGACCATCATTTGCACAAGGTGGTGGACTTGCTGCGTCACCCTCGACGGTTCGGTCGACACTTCGCGAGTGGGATCAATAA
- a CDS encoding helix-turn-helix domain-containing protein translates to MPKYSTGSGGGSGDGDSCELCGQSTATLTQANVAGAELLICEECTPHDDAGAGPGSSNNEERSDDEPSRQKRAVQQHARMHDQATSDSRHWEREGTNYEQDQLPYLVSEYGEIAASARQAAGFTIDELATELEVESGDILAVEQGRATRAGVGGSLIRELESTLDITLVDE, encoded by the coding sequence ATGCCAAAATACTCCACCGGGAGCGGAGGTGGTAGCGGTGACGGCGACAGTTGTGAACTCTGTGGGCAATCAACAGCCACGCTTACGCAGGCAAACGTCGCTGGCGCCGAATTACTCATCTGTGAAGAATGTACACCACACGATGATGCGGGGGCTGGTCCTGGTAGCAGTAATAATGAGGAACGAAGTGATGATGAGCCATCACGACAGAAACGGGCTGTGCAGCAGCATGCACGCATGCATGATCAAGCAACTAGCGATTCACGTCATTGGGAGCGTGAGGGAACGAATTACGAACAGGACCAACTTCCATATCTTGTCTCCGAATATGGTGAGATTGCAGCGTCCGCTCGCCAAGCTGCTGGATTTACGATTGATGAGTTAGCGACTGAATTAGAGGTCGAATCAGGAGACATACTCGCAGTTGAACAGGGTCGAGCAACAAGAGCAGGTGTTGGGGGGTCACTCATTCGCGAACTTGAATCAACGCTTGATATCACACTCGTTGATGAGTAG
- a CDS encoding zinc ribbon domain-containing protein, which produces MKLRYYADSDIRELHNHVLRLLEKVHDNHDIPVETDRINEQHGPITDFPGEVQASTREEVYKRDLKRNHALNESIEPIPSEGFKRYGKLDIAGNVAVVDNEGTVRWASTLPGYADGYGPGAESQTAMDFLEDIAISPSNRICVKCLNLLDGDESFCPNCGHDLS; this is translated from the coding sequence ATGAAGTTACGTTACTACGCAGACTCGGACATTCGAGAGTTGCACAACCACGTGCTACGGCTGTTGGAGAAGGTCCACGACAACCACGACATCCCGGTTGAGACCGACCGGATCAACGAACAGCACGGACCTATCACAGACTTCCCCGGCGAGGTGCAGGCTTCGACACGCGAAGAGGTCTACAAGCGCGACCTCAAGCGTAACCATGCCCTGAACGAGTCCATCGAGCCGATTCCCTCAGAGGGATTCAAACGCTACGGCAAGCTCGACATTGCGGGGAACGTTGCGGTCGTCGATAACGAGGGAACCGTCCGGTGGGCGTCAACGCTTCCGGGCTACGCCGATGGTTATGGACCAGGTGCTGAGTCACAGACTGCGATGGACTTTCTCGAAGACATCGCCATCTCCCCAAGCAATCGTATCTGTGTCAAGTGTCTCAATCTGCTGGACGGCGACGAGAGTTTCTGCCCGAATTGTGGTCACGATCTGTCGTGA
- a CDS encoding tyrosine-type recombinase/integrase: MMDLPIDLKRCDISLNGDLDPGRNIPVVPKSHEGVLTERELVDHKDQRVKFSSWLLNFGKSPDKDKGYSEYTVYSDAYRMAKFDKWVWIEGDGYRYPPDEVSNVRESWIDTDNAVLRIPKQESSKNVGNWTVSLTERTATAVERWKDEHQLYGRYTNSHLLWLTSQGNPYRSKSLRWLLHQLCDEAGVETGNRSMSWYTIRHSVGTLMTKERDLAVTKSQLRHKAPKTTMKYNQVPVEDHRDALDKMG, translated from the coding sequence CTGATGGACCTACCAATCGATCTGAAACGCTGTGACATTAGCTTAAACGGCGATTTGGACCCTGGACGGAACATCCCAGTGGTGCCAAAATCGCACGAAGGCGTATTGACCGAGAGAGAACTGGTAGACCACAAAGACCAGCGAGTGAAGTTCTCGTCATGGCTGTTGAACTTCGGGAAGTCCCCAGACAAGGACAAAGGCTACTCCGAGTACACAGTCTACTCCGATGCATATCGAATGGCAAAGTTCGACAAGTGGGTCTGGATAGAGGGTGACGGCTACCGATACCCCCCAGATGAAGTCAGTAATGTCAGAGAGTCATGGATTGATACCGATAATGCAGTCCTACGAATCCCGAAGCAGGAATCGTCAAAGAACGTCGGAAACTGGACCGTGAGCCTAACCGAGCGGACGGCAACAGCGGTGGAACGGTGGAAAGACGAACACCAGCTGTACGGCCGATACACGAATAGTCATCTGCTCTGGTTGACCAGTCAGGGAAATCCCTATAGATCAAAGAGTCTCCGGTGGCTCCTACATCAGCTCTGCGACGAGGCTGGGGTCGAGACGGGCAATCGGTCTATGTCGTGGTACACGATCAGACACTCAGTTGGGACACTCATGACAAAGGAGAGGGACCTTGCGGTCACGAAATCCCAGCTTCGTCACAAAGCCCCGAAGACGACGATGAAATACAATCAAGTGCCTGTAGAAGATCATCGAGATGCGCTGGATAAGATGGGCTAA
- a CDS encoding DUF420 domain-containing protein — MALRIRNHIPGLTAALTILSLAAVFAAVLGVIPQSSLPRAPEPLIELIPHINAIISTIAVMTILLGVRFIRHGNVRRHRAMMLTSVGLFIMFLILYLYKVILKGPAEFLGPDVIYQYIYMPTLAVHILLAIVCIPLLYYVALIALSRPIEAIYESRHKIVGRVAASLWLISFVLGNVVYVMLYVVY, encoded by the coding sequence ATGGCTTTGCGTATCCGTAATCATATACCAGGACTTACTGCGGCGTTGACGATCCTTTCACTTGCTGCTGTTTTTGCTGCTGTCCTTGGAGTGATTCCTCAGTCTTCACTCCCAAGAGCCCCAGAACCACTCATTGAATTAATTCCACATATAAATGCAATCATCAGCACCATCGCAGTCATGACGATTCTACTTGGGGTCCGATTTATTCGTCATGGGAATGTGCGTCGACATCGTGCGATGATGTTGACCTCGGTTGGATTATTCATTATGTTTCTTATTTTATATTTATATAAAGTCATTCTCAAGGGTCCAGCAGAGTTTCTTGGACCTGACGTTATCTATCAATATATTTATATGCCAACGCTTGCGGTGCATATTCTTCTGGCAATAGTTTGTATCCCCTTACTATATTATGTAGCACTTATTGCACTTTCACGACCAATTGAAGCAATCTATGAATCTCGACATAAAATCGTTGGACGAGTTGCCGCTTCATTGTGGCTTATTTCATTTGTGCTGGGAAATGTCGTCTATGTAATGCTATATGTTGTGTATTAA
- a CDS encoding 16S ribosomal RNA methyltransferase A, whose product MTDATSGSDPDSTTPVDLTGEDFRDPDALRRRAGVSGDPNFDQHFLIDDRVLDRIPTYLLDSTDTTHILEIGAGTGALTDRLLAVGDTVTVIERDATLAAFLREEFAVMIDDGRLNIIEGDALEVTLPAFTTCISNLPYGISSEILFELLPADCPLIVMVQREFGERMAADPGTDAYGRLSVSAQHYATVEVVETVPPTAFAPEPAVDSALIRAEPRDPDYTVTDETFFLRFVKAVFTQRRKTVRNAIRNTAHISMLDTPDAVVNAADEALLSQRAGDLTPSEFAELATIAAEKGK is encoded by the coding sequence ATGACAGATGCGACCTCTGGGTCCGACCCCGACTCAACTACCCCCGTAGATTTAACCGGGGAGGATTTTCGAGATCCTGATGCTCTTCGTCGCCGGGCTGGTGTGTCAGGCGACCCAAACTTTGATCAACATTTTCTGATTGACGATCGGGTTTTAGATCGCATCCCAACATATCTATTAGATAGCACAGATACAACACACATTCTCGAAATTGGAGCCGGAACAGGTGCACTCACTGATCGGTTATTGGCTGTTGGTGATACTGTCACTGTTATCGAACGCGATGCAACACTTGCTGCATTCCTTCGTGAGGAGTTCGCCGTTATGATTGATGACGGGCGACTCAATATTATCGAAGGCGACGCATTGGAAGTGACACTTCCGGCATTCACGACATGCATTTCAAACCTGCCGTACGGCATTTCTTCAGAGATTTTATTCGAGCTTCTTCCAGCTGACTGTCCGCTCATTGTCATGGTTCAACGCGAGTTTGGTGAGCGAATGGCTGCTGATCCTGGAACAGACGCATATGGTCGGCTCTCAGTGAGTGCACAGCATTATGCCACTGTTGAAGTAGTTGAAACGGTCCCACCGACTGCGTTTGCACCTGAACCAGCAGTTGACAGTGCACTCATCCGTGCAGAGCCACGAGACCCCGATTACACGGTTACAGATGAGACATTCTTTCTTCGATTTGTGAAGGCAGTGTTTACACAGCGGCGGAAGACAGTTCGAAACGCAATCCGAAATACGGCGCATATCTCGATGCTTGATACTCCTGACGCAGTCGTCAATGCCGCTGATGAGGCATTACTGTCTCAACGAGCAGGTGATCTGACACCAAGCGAGTTTGCTGAACTAGCAACAATTGCTGCTGAAAAAGGAAAATGA
- a CDS encoding HemK2/MTQ2 family protein methyltransferase — MTNEEAHSDTIDSTLAERRKIETTVYQPAEDSALLADAIHEQGRGRLLEVGTGSGWVATTTAADVDAVTEIVASDLNPHACHAAAQRAASSDDTTTPVSVIQGDLLTPFDANSFETVAFNPPYLPTDPDVEWDDWMEHALSGGPSGREVIEPFIDSLNRVLAPDGIGLVLVSSLAGYEEVTQYIETAGFEHSVVIEESYPFETLSVLTLRQQ; from the coding sequence ATGACGAACGAAGAGGCTCACAGCGATACAATTGATTCAACACTTGCTGAACGACGTAAGATTGAAACAACAGTATATCAGCCCGCCGAAGACTCAGCACTTCTTGCTGACGCAATTCATGAACAGGGTCGAGGACGCCTTCTTGAAGTTGGGACCGGCTCTGGATGGGTCGCAACCACAACTGCAGCGGACGTTGATGCAGTCACAGAGATCGTTGCGAGTGATTTAAATCCACACGCATGTCACGCCGCTGCGCAGCGAGCAGCATCGTCTGATGACACTACAACGCCGGTCTCAGTTATTCAGGGAGATCTTCTCACCCCATTCGATGCAAACAGTTTTGAAACAGTTGCGTTCAACCCACCGTATCTTCCGACAGATCCAGATGTCGAATGGGATGACTGGATGGAGCATGCGCTTTCCGGTGGACCATCTGGACGAGAGGTAATTGAGCCATTTATCGACTCACTTAATCGCGTTCTCGCGCCTGATGGCATTGGATTAGTCCTTGTCAGCTCCTTAGCTGGATATGAAGAGGTAACACAATATATTGAGACAGCTGGATTTGAACACTCAGTCGTGATTGAAGAATCATATCCGTTTGAGACACTCTCAGTCCTTACACTAAGACAGCAATAA